The Methyloceanibacter sp. wino2 nucleotide sequence CGAAACTCGCATCGGCGAAGTTCTGCTCACCGGCACCCTGCGCAGCGACTTCCAACGCTGCGGACGACACGCCGTTCTCGGCTGTGTCGGCATCGGCCACGTCGTCATAGTCATCGATCACGCTATGCCGAGCGACGACCTCTGCGGCCGCGACCAATCCAAGCTTCGCCTTGTGCGACGCAACAAACAATTTGTCATTTCGCGCCACGTCACCAGCGTGTGCAGGCGCTGCTAGTCCAAGCAATACCAAGACAAGCAAAAGGCTCTTCACGCCGAAGAGTCTCTGACCCCTCATAGATATTCCTCAACAGTTGTTAATACTGTGCGGGATTAACCCGCTGAGGTTGGGGCTTTTGCTCGACAATTCTGACGAGGGCAGGTTCACCTTGTGACGAAAACATGGCCCCTGTGTCACAAACTGCGGCAAAGTGGCCCAGCAAGGAGACCCAATGTTGCGTTGCAACAATGGCTTGAGGGGGGCGGACACGCGGCTCGACACCGAAAGACGCCGCCCCACCCATCGGTGGACCGGCGCCCGAGGCAGCTAATCAGCTGAAATAAATCGGTATTTTAGGATAGAAGCTTCTTGATCAGTTTCACGACGATCAGAAGAATCACGGCGCCGATGAAGGCCGCGATGATCGATCCGAGAATGCCGCCTCCGAATGCCAGGACAATTCCGACCTGAGGCAGAAAGAACCCGGTGACGAGAGC carries:
- a CDS encoding GlsB/YeaQ/YmgE family stress response membrane protein; translated protein: MLEALIIILVVGAIAGWLAGLLVQGTGFGLLGDIVVGILGALVTGFFLPQVGIVLAFGGGILGSIIAAFIGAVILLIVVKLIKKLLS